One segment of Streptosporangium brasiliense DNA contains the following:
- a CDS encoding WD40 repeat domain-containing serine/threonine protein kinase, with translation MSDPAEALSLWQVGDVIDGRYEVTRVHEHGGMGLVYRVRHLLWGTDLAVKCPRPELFRGAADRERFITEAEVWVSLGLHPNVCACHYVRTIGGIPRVFAEYVPGGSLRDWIDDRRLYGGIEREALTRITDLAIQIAWGLEHAHSRGLVHQDMKPANILIDEEGTAKVTDFGLARARAVAMTTPAHESAPGVSVLVPTGGLTRAYASPEQSSGEALGRRTDIYSFAVSVLEMFTGGITWMAGPVAGEALSAYRADGPGEAGLPAMPGELADLLERCLRLDPADRPRSMAEVATGLAEAHQRVSGSPYPRAVPVAADLRADELNNRGVSLLDLDRTDEARQAFAAALAVDPQHLEATYNTGLHRWRHGEITDEELITGLEAVRTDAGDSSQARHLLAQAHLERGDLTSAGELLGESGAEATGEPEVQAVLRTIRSGRLTDARCVEARAIPWALYRDDELTDPDGPYKMGPYVLTSLTPDGRLLLTGGRDGMLKLWDLHGGECLRSIEAHVENGYRKELCSIALTPDGRFAASTGKDHVLRLWDLGTGRCLRGFALKQPPQFGYVTHPVALNADASVVYVSNADGPIQIWDVDSGQITRTLKRHTGGVRSIELSADGHFLLSTGKSNGEVRYWDLRARRYRQIRAEDTSTATANRRSAAEQAEAARRAQPPRQRGRGSGQRGGTGDRRRPPSPRARRAHPGTGDPRPRAFASGAGRLAGSEPPRGPHRPAGGLAHDDLHRIRRRAVRRRHDRGRQGLRREDPDLGRRRRNLPARHGRTSDRDERHRPERRRPAGAVRRAQRQASALGHRHR, from the coding sequence ATGAGCGACCCCGCAGAGGCCCTGTCGCTGTGGCAAGTCGGTGACGTCATCGACGGCCGGTACGAAGTGACGCGGGTGCACGAGCACGGCGGGATGGGGCTGGTTTACCGGGTCCGGCACCTGCTGTGGGGCACAGATCTCGCGGTGAAATGCCCCCGCCCGGAGCTGTTCCGCGGCGCGGCCGACCGCGAGCGGTTCATCACCGAGGCCGAGGTGTGGGTGTCACTGGGGCTGCACCCGAACGTGTGCGCCTGCCACTACGTCCGCACGATCGGCGGCATTCCCCGGGTATTCGCCGAGTACGTGCCTGGCGGCAGCCTGCGTGACTGGATCGACGACCGCAGGTTGTACGGAGGCATCGAACGCGAAGCACTCACCCGCATCACGGACCTGGCGATCCAGATCGCGTGGGGCCTCGAGCACGCGCACAGCCGTGGCCTGGTACACCAGGACATGAAGCCCGCCAACATCCTGATCGACGAGGAGGGCACCGCGAAGGTGACCGACTTCGGGCTGGCCAGGGCTCGTGCGGTCGCCATGACGACGCCCGCACACGAGAGCGCGCCCGGCGTCAGCGTGCTGGTCCCCACCGGTGGCCTGACACGTGCGTACGCCTCGCCGGAGCAGAGCTCGGGCGAGGCGCTGGGCCGGCGCACCGACATCTACAGCTTCGCGGTCTCGGTGCTGGAGATGTTCACCGGCGGGATCACCTGGATGGCCGGGCCGGTCGCGGGAGAAGCACTGTCGGCCTACCGCGCCGACGGGCCGGGGGAAGCCGGACTGCCTGCCATGCCCGGCGAACTCGCCGACCTGCTGGAGCGGTGCCTGCGCCTCGATCCGGCCGATCGGCCTCGCTCGATGGCCGAGGTCGCCACCGGCCTGGCCGAGGCCCATCAGCGGGTCTCAGGTAGCCCGTATCCGCGGGCCGTTCCGGTCGCGGCGGACCTGCGTGCCGATGAGCTCAACAACCGAGGCGTGTCGCTGCTCGACCTCGACCGCACGGACGAGGCGCGGCAGGCATTCGCGGCGGCGCTGGCCGTCGACCCGCAGCACCTGGAGGCCACCTACAACACGGGCCTGCATCGGTGGCGCCACGGTGAGATCACCGACGAAGAACTCATCACCGGGCTCGAGGCGGTCCGCACCGACGCAGGAGACTCCTCGCAGGCGCGCCACCTGCTCGCCCAGGCACACCTCGAACGCGGCGACCTCACCTCGGCCGGCGAGCTTCTCGGTGAGTCAGGAGCCGAGGCCACCGGGGAACCCGAAGTCCAGGCGGTCCTGCGGACCATCCGGTCCGGGCGGCTCACCGACGCGCGCTGCGTGGAGGCCAGGGCGATTCCGTGGGCGTTGTATCGGGACGACGAGCTCACTGATCCGGATGGTCCGTACAAGATGGGCCCTTATGTCCTGACCAGCCTCACCCCCGACGGCCGGCTGCTGCTGACCGGGGGCCGCGACGGCATGCTGAAGTTGTGGGACCTGCACGGCGGGGAATGCCTCCGGTCGATCGAGGCGCACGTCGAGAACGGGTACCGCAAGGAGCTGTGCTCGATCGCCCTCACCCCGGACGGGCGCTTCGCCGCCTCTACCGGCAAGGACCACGTCTTACGGCTGTGGGATCTCGGCACCGGCCGCTGCTTGCGCGGGTTCGCCCTCAAGCAGCCGCCCCAGTTCGGCTACGTGACCCATCCGGTCGCGCTGAACGCCGACGCGAGCGTCGTGTACGTTTCGAACGCGGACGGGCCGATCCAGATCTGGGATGTCGACAGCGGGCAGATCACTCGGACCCTCAAGAGGCACACCGGTGGTGTACGTTCGATCGAACTGTCCGCCGACGGCCATTTCCTGCTCTCCACCGGCAAGTCCAACGGGGAGGTCCGGTACTGGGACCTGCGCGCGCGCCGTTACCGGCAGATCCGCGCGGAAGACACCTCGACGGCCACCGCCAACCGCCGCTCCGCAGCCGAGCAAGCCGAGGCGGCACGCCGAGCTCAGCCGCCTCGGCAGCGAGGTCGAGGCTCTGGTCAACGAGGCGGCACAGGAGATCGCCGCCGCCCGCCATCCCCGCGCGCTCGACGTGCTCACCCGGGCACGGGTGATCCCCGGCCACGAGCGTTCGCCTCAGGTGCTGGACGCCTGGCGGGCTCTGAGCCGCCACGCGGTCCGCACCGGCCTGCGGGCGGCCTGGCCCACGACGACCTTCACCGGATACGACGTCGCGCTGTCCGCCGACGGCACGATCGCGGCCGTCAAGGACTACGACGGGAGGATCCAGATCTGGGACGTCGCCGGCGGAACCTGCCGGCGCGTCATGGACGGACCTCCGACCGCGACGAACGACATCGCCCTGAGCGCCGACGCCCGGCGGGTGCTGTCCGCCGGGCACAACGGCAAGCTTCAGCTCTGGGACACCGGCACCGGTGA
- a CDS encoding transposase — MTPPTCRTWARRGHTPVIRFRGRSRRRFSIAALTCYKQGERARLTFRPRRHADHQRGGRRSFTWTDYRDLLIVAHRQLSGPIVLVWDNVNVHVDARLRVFIDVRDWITSYQLPYYAPDLKGGRGHLVTGTARRPVQYRLHRPRPPDTRLTPQSPRDPVPAATSSMDASPRPDSR, encoded by the coding sequence ATGACGCCGCCCACTTGCCGTACCTGGGCCCGGCGTGGGCACACCCCCGTGATCCGATTCCGAGGACGCTCCCGGCGCCGGTTCTCGATCGCTGCCCTGACCTGCTACAAACAGGGTGAACGCGCACGTCTGACCTTCCGGCCCAGACGGCATGCGGATCACCAGCGCGGTGGCCGGCGCAGCTTCACCTGGACCGACTACCGCGACCTGCTGATCGTTGCCCATCGGCAGCTCAGCGGCCCGATCGTGCTGGTGTGGGACAACGTGAACGTGCACGTGGACGCCCGGCTGCGTGTCTTCATCGATGTTCGCGACTGGATCACCTCCTACCAACTGCCGTACTACGCACCCGACCTCAAAGGCGGTCGAGGGCATCTGGTCACTGGTACGGCGCGCAGGCCAGTGCAATACCGCCTTCACCGACCCCGACCACCTGATACGCGTCTTACGCCGCAGTCTCCGCGAGATCCAGTACCCGCGGCGACGTCATCGATGGATGCCTCACCGCGACCGGACTCGCGCTGA
- a CDS encoding helix-turn-helix domain-containing protein has product MVAVAVRLSYEISARWRLTAERRAFRERIRLEAATMFAGGQDDGVVAERLRVGVRSVQRWRRSWQDGGRQALGSKGPASRPKLSRPLFAALEQELTQGPVAHGRLEQTWTLARIKLLIGHRFHKTLTLSTIAQMLRRNGWSHQVPAKRALERDEDAVTGWVKETWSQVEAPRRRSGPGSSSKTRPASR; this is encoded by the coding sequence GTGGTAGCCGTCGCGGTACGCCTGTCTTATGAGATATCCGCAAGGTGGCGCCTGACCGCTGAACGGCGGGCATTTCGCGAGCGCATCCGACTGGAGGCCGCCACGATGTTCGCCGGTGGGCAGGACGACGGGGTCGTGGCGGAACGGCTACGAGTCGGCGTGCGCTCGGTGCAACGGTGGCGCCGCTCCTGGCAGGACGGCGGCCGACAGGCCCTGGGCTCGAAGGGGCCGGCCTCCAGGCCCAAGCTGAGCCGGCCCCTGTTTGCCGCGCTGGAACAGGAGTTGACTCAAGGGCCGGTCGCGCACGGCCGGCTGGAGCAGACCTGGACCCTGGCGAGGATCAAGTTGCTCATCGGGCACCGCTTCCACAAGACCCTCACGCTGTCGACCATCGCTCAGATGCTGCGACGCAACGGGTGGAGCCATCAGGTCCCGGCCAAACGGGCACTGGAGCGAGACGAGGACGCGGTCACCGGCTGGGTGAAGGAGACCTGGTCGCAGGTGGAAGCGCCGCGGCGACGCTCGGGGCCTGGATCGTCGTCGAAGACGAGGCCGGCTTCTCGATGA
- a CDS encoding AAA family ATPase, which yields MEFRILGPLEAYDDEGVQLDLGGPRPRTVLARLLLAGGALVSADTLIDDLYAGSPPASALASLQSYMSNLRRVIEPGRDPRTPPRLLVGRPPGYLLATRNVDAIRFTELIAGAESAPPGKALASVNEALRLWRGEPYGASSDAPWAVADANRLRELRLVAIERRAQALLDLDRPQAVILDLEVESAANPLRERLWSLLALALYRTGRQGDALAALRRARDLLADQLGLDPGPELRALEHDILRHAESLTVPPSPAAAARAPAPRRLLVGRERQLAELKTLPVRAGREGVTLAAVTGEPGIGKTCLLEAFRDHCANLGYVVLWGSCHHGEGAPALMPWLQILRALEEVSAPPDRRALAGLLDDDKPEDVTAAALLDRNHAIARWLAATARTQPLAIVLDDLHAADPASLELLRDVAVPAAGETANVPLTIVMAFRETAFPEAAGHHLSLNDVLGQLARHDVLRIRLTGLGADDVRAIAAAMGAKVDEPAAARLCERTGGNPFFVRESARLLAQGREMEAVPQAVTVLIRWWLGRLGARVSEVLGVAALLGRHFDPGVVAEVCQASEPGPAEVYDALDRAAQAGLVVSGGATMAFAHDLVRETIVQGIPPLRRVTIHQAVMTSLSRRPGVDVSVIAHHAVEAGPAAYAEAARWARAAAEQAGLLMAYEDAAAWWGRAVAAHGACAGDPAEYVELLLRQVSALLEAGDPIGAREARARAVRAAERTGASPELTAHALTALDAPAIWTPRDPYGTVELRLVDRFEAALRALPEGDRSERALLLGAMAHELPADDPRGGALSAEAVAMARRLDDPHLLMRVLNARHLALPQPLHIPELLELAEEMHELALRTRTPGFELLAQMMSAHHRLELSDLPGADAAAARCDAMLERLSLPWPRFQHTLWRINRLTLAGRFGAAEALYDDVERQAARIGVWHADRAVTFGRLLAHYHRGTLAEAELPADLADSPHPSAGHDLRVLHLCALDRREEARALAADGRPAPPPDFSWLAATCLQAAAWAAVGDVAACRVSYAALLPYSGRVAAVWASFCMGPVDWYLALLATALGDHPAAVRHLEALAGSAGRSGLAWWRDRALAALRDAASPGERPSGDPPLDLGPRIPEQDIERGFGQDFAQDFGRDSERGSGQGSGKGLGQEPGLVGRGAESELLRRAIVADGHRVVLVAGEPGIGKTSLAEDAARHAARVVSGRCWYGTGAPPFWPWTQVVRQLSGRHGELAEMVGATGEFALYDAFVRLVAHSGPVLVILDDLQWADASSLRLLELLATTRSCPQLTVIATYRDTEVGDPLARTLATLVRLPHVERIMLDGLGTEPIAQYLRRAGADAARAAEVARLTGGNPFFLGEVVHLGDEAPAAVADVLRGRLAAMPPGAADVLSAAALLGRDAQLDVLLDVVDGPRDEVLEVLDAAVQARLLTERDLVYRFAHDIVRDVLRDGLAPLRRRRLHARIAAALERRGTHVAELAYHYREGLVIAGMTAKAIEYARRAAAHAVAQFAYEDAVEHLRQALTPAGQLPSADRELTCDLLMELAEAQSAAGLSAQVHLSLRRAAEIADDLGDDERLARAALGFSDPLAWGMYEEWAGGGALTGRIERALRAHEGADSPWRSQLLAASAVNGFFARPVGESVALAAEAVRHARRRGDDRSLLRGLSAYEMVSRGAATHAERQAAIDEMLEVARRTGDLVAEWLAREAEYFELVKEGETALADPLLAWLAETARRIRQPALLSITAWLSATRAYLGGDLDRALAEAEESARVHPEGVLGRDDGAVRVRLFHCLAARLRGEAAEALSLAEQALEVRPGQAGWLVLRCAALLDLGKRDEAADVFAGLARDGFAGIEGDLAYRFIPDLLSETCLRLATPASLAHSDGPGRSEGPPQSGEGAPVAAQAMALYDRLLPHAGRLLGWSVTDLCLGRLALARGDHAAAGAHLRAALAFVRRSSAALYERPILDLLDGTGRPARTASRRPEPAG from the coding sequence GTGGAATTCCGGATTCTCGGCCCGCTGGAGGCCTACGACGACGAAGGAGTCCAGCTCGACCTCGGCGGCCCCCGCCCCCGCACCGTCCTGGCCAGGCTGCTCCTCGCCGGCGGGGCGCTCGTGTCCGCCGACACGCTGATCGACGACCTGTACGCCGGATCGCCCCCGGCCAGCGCCCTGGCCAGCCTGCAGTCGTACATGTCGAACCTGCGCCGGGTCATCGAGCCGGGCCGCGACCCCCGCACCCCTCCCCGGCTGCTCGTCGGGCGCCCGCCCGGCTACCTGCTCGCCACCAGGAACGTGGACGCGATCAGGTTCACCGAGCTCATCGCCGGCGCCGAGTCCGCCCCGCCGGGCAAGGCGCTCGCCTCCGTCAACGAGGCGCTGCGGCTCTGGCGCGGCGAGCCGTACGGCGCCTCGTCCGACGCGCCGTGGGCCGTCGCCGACGCCAACCGCCTACGGGAGTTACGCCTGGTCGCGATCGAACGCCGCGCGCAGGCCCTGCTGGATCTCGACCGCCCGCAGGCGGTCATCCTCGACCTGGAGGTCGAGTCGGCCGCCAACCCCCTGCGCGAACGGTTGTGGAGCCTGCTGGCCCTGGCCCTGTACCGCACCGGGCGGCAGGGCGACGCGCTCGCCGCGCTCCGCCGCGCCAGGGATCTGCTCGCCGACCAGCTCGGCCTCGACCCGGGCCCCGAGCTGCGGGCGCTGGAGCACGACATCCTCCGGCACGCGGAGTCGCTGACCGTCCCGCCCTCGCCCGCCGCCGCGGCGCGGGCGCCCGCGCCGCGGCGGCTCCTGGTCGGCAGGGAGCGGCAGCTCGCGGAGCTGAAGACGCTCCCCGTGCGCGCGGGCCGGGAGGGCGTGACGCTCGCGGCGGTGACCGGCGAGCCGGGCATCGGCAAGACCTGCCTGCTGGAGGCGTTCCGTGACCACTGCGCCAACCTCGGCTACGTGGTGTTGTGGGGGAGCTGCCACCACGGGGAGGGCGCGCCGGCGCTGATGCCGTGGTTGCAGATCCTCCGGGCGCTGGAGGAGGTCTCCGCGCCGCCGGACCGCCGGGCGCTGGCCGGTCTCCTCGACGACGACAAGCCCGAAGACGTCACCGCGGCGGCGTTGCTCGACCGCAATCACGCCATCGCCCGCTGGCTCGCCGCGACCGCGCGGACCCAGCCGCTGGCGATCGTCCTCGACGACCTGCACGCGGCCGACCCCGCGTCGCTCGAACTGCTCAGGGACGTCGCCGTGCCGGCGGCGGGCGAGACGGCGAACGTCCCGCTGACGATCGTCATGGCGTTCAGGGAGACGGCGTTCCCCGAGGCGGCGGGGCACCACCTGTCGTTGAACGACGTGCTGGGGCAGCTCGCCCGCCACGACGTGCTGCGCATCCGGCTGACCGGCCTGGGGGCGGACGACGTACGCGCGATCGCCGCCGCCATGGGCGCCAAGGTGGACGAGCCCGCCGCCGCGCGCCTGTGTGAGCGGACCGGCGGCAACCCCTTCTTCGTGCGGGAGAGCGCGCGGCTGCTGGCCCAGGGGCGCGAGATGGAGGCTGTTCCACAGGCGGTGACCGTCCTGATCCGCTGGTGGCTGGGCAGGCTCGGCGCGCGGGTCAGCGAGGTCCTGGGCGTCGCCGCGCTGCTCGGCAGGCACTTCGACCCCGGCGTCGTCGCCGAGGTGTGCCAGGCGTCCGAGCCGGGCCCGGCCGAGGTGTACGACGCGCTGGACCGGGCCGCGCAGGCCGGGCTGGTCGTCTCCGGCGGGGCCACCATGGCCTTCGCTCACGACCTGGTCAGGGAGACCATCGTCCAGGGCATCCCGCCGCTGCGCAGGGTGACGATCCACCAGGCGGTGATGACCTCCCTGTCCCGCAGGCCGGGCGTGGACGTCTCCGTCATCGCGCATCACGCCGTCGAGGCGGGCCCCGCCGCGTACGCCGAGGCCGCGCGCTGGGCGCGCGCCGCCGCCGAGCAGGCGGGCCTGCTCATGGCCTACGAGGACGCCGCCGCCTGGTGGGGCCGCGCGGTGGCCGCGCACGGCGCCTGCGCGGGTGATCCCGCCGAGTACGTGGAGCTGCTCCTGCGGCAGGTCTCCGCGCTGCTGGAGGCCGGCGACCCGATCGGCGCGCGCGAGGCCCGCGCCAGGGCGGTGCGTGCCGCCGAGCGCACCGGCGCGAGCCCCGAGCTGACCGCCCACGCGCTCACCGCGCTGGACGCCCCGGCGATCTGGACGCCACGCGACCCCTACGGCACGGTGGAGCTGCGGCTGGTCGACAGGTTCGAGGCAGCGCTGCGGGCGCTGCCCGAAGGTGACCGGTCGGAGCGCGCCCTGCTCCTGGGCGCGATGGCGCACGAGCTGCCCGCTGACGACCCGCGCGGCGGCGCCCTGTCCGCCGAGGCCGTCGCGATGGCGCGCCGGCTGGACGACCCGCACCTGCTGATGCGCGTGCTCAACGCCAGGCACCTGGCGTTGCCGCAACCGCTGCACATCCCCGAGCTGCTCGAACTCGCCGAGGAGATGCACGAGCTGGCCCTGCGCACCCGCACGCCGGGCTTCGAGCTGCTCGCTCAGATGATGTCCGCGCACCACCGGCTGGAGCTGTCCGACCTGCCCGGCGCGGACGCGGCCGCCGCCCGGTGCGACGCCATGCTCGAACGGTTGTCCCTGCCCTGGCCGCGCTTCCAGCACACGCTGTGGCGGATCAACCGGCTCACCCTGGCCGGCCGGTTCGGCGCCGCCGAGGCGTTGTACGACGACGTCGAACGCCAGGCGGCCCGCATCGGGGTGTGGCACGCGGACCGGGCGGTCACCTTCGGTCGCCTGCTGGCGCACTACCACCGGGGCACCCTGGCGGAGGCGGAGCTCCCGGCCGACCTGGCGGACAGCCCGCATCCGAGCGCCGGCCACGACCTCAGGGTGCTGCACCTGTGCGCACTGGACCGGCGGGAGGAGGCCCGCGCGCTGGCCGCAGACGGCCGGCCGGCGCCGCCGCCGGACTTCTCCTGGCTGGCCGCGACCTGCCTCCAGGCCGCGGCGTGGGCCGCCGTCGGCGACGTGGCGGCCTGCCGGGTGAGCTATGCGGCGCTGCTGCCGTACTCCGGGCGGGTCGCCGCGGTGTGGGCGAGCTTCTGCATGGGGCCCGTCGACTGGTACCTCGCGCTGCTCGCCACCGCCCTGGGCGACCATCCTGCGGCCGTCCGGCACCTTGAGGCGCTGGCCGGGTCGGCGGGGCGGAGCGGGCTCGCGTGGTGGCGGGACCGGGCCTTGGCCGCCCTGCGGGACGCGGCCTCGCCCGGCGAACGGCCCTCCGGCGACCCGCCCCTCGACCTGGGCCCGCGGATCCCGGAGCAGGACATCGAGCGGGGCTTCGGGCAGGACTTCGCGCAGGATTTCGGGCGAGACTCCGAGCGGGGCTCGGGGCAGGGTTCCGGAAAGGGCTTGGGGCAGGAGCCGGGGCTCGTCGGGCGTGGCGCCGAGTCCGAGCTGCTCCGGCGGGCCATCGTGGCGGACGGGCACCGCGTGGTGCTGGTGGCGGGCGAGCCCGGCATCGGCAAGACGAGCCTCGCCGAGGACGCGGCGCGGCACGCCGCCCGCGTGGTGTCCGGCCGCTGCTGGTACGGCACGGGAGCACCGCCGTTCTGGCCGTGGACCCAGGTCGTCAGGCAGCTCAGCGGGCGGCACGGGGAGCTGGCGGAGATGGTGGGGGCGACGGGGGAGTTCGCGCTCTACGACGCGTTCGTCCGGCTCGTCGCCCACAGCGGCCCGGTCCTGGTGATCCTCGACGACCTCCAGTGGGCCGACGCGTCCTCTCTGCGCCTGCTGGAGCTCCTCGCCACCACCCGGTCGTGCCCCCAGCTCACCGTCATCGCCACCTACCGCGACACCGAGGTCGGCGACCCGCTCGCCCGCACCCTCGCCACGCTCGTCCGGCTCCCGCACGTCGAACGGATCATGCTGGACGGCCTCGGCACGGAGCCCATCGCCCAGTACCTGCGCAGGGCGGGCGCGGACGCCGCCCGGGCGGCGGAGGTCGCCAGGCTGACCGGCGGCAACCCCTTCTTCCTCGGCGAGGTCGTCCACCTGGGGGACGAGGCCCCGGCCGCCGTCGCCGACGTGCTGCGCGGACGCCTGGCCGCGATGCCGCCGGGAGCCGCCGACGTGTTGTCGGCCGCGGCGCTGCTGGGCCGCGACGCGCAGCTCGACGTGCTGCTGGACGTGGTGGACGGGCCGCGCGACGAGGTGCTCGAGGTGCTCGACGCCGCCGTGCAGGCGCGCCTGTTGACCGAGCGCGACCTCGTCTACCGCTTCGCCCACGACATCGTCAGGGACGTCCTGCGCGACGGGCTCGCCCCGCTGCGCAGGCGCCGCCTGCACGCACGGATCGCAGCCGCGCTCGAACGCCGTGGCACGCACGTCGCCGAGCTGGCCTATCACTACCGTGAGGGCCTGGTCATCGCCGGCATGACGGCCAAGGCCATCGAGTACGCCAGGCGGGCGGCCGCGCACGCCGTCGCCCAGTTCGCCTACGAGGACGCGGTCGAGCACCTGCGGCAGGCCCTGACGCCGGCCGGACAACTCCCGTCGGCCGACCGCGAGCTAACCTGCGATCTGCTGATGGAGCTGGCGGAGGCGCAGTCGGCGGCCGGGTTGAGCGCCCAGGTCCACCTGTCCCTGCGGCGGGCAGCCGAGATCGCGGACGATCTCGGCGACGACGAGCGCCTCGCCCGTGCCGCCCTCGGCTTCTCCGATCCGCTCGCCTGGGGCATGTACGAGGAATGGGCCGGGGGAGGCGCTCTGACCGGCCGGATCGAACGGGCCCTGCGCGCGCACGAGGGCGCGGACTCGCCGTGGCGCTCCCAGCTCCTCGCGGCCTCCGCCGTCAACGGCTTCTTCGCCCGCCCCGTCGGGGAGAGCGTCGCCCTCGCGGCCGAGGCCGTGCGGCACGCGCGTCGGCGCGGGGACGACAGGTCGCTGCTGCGCGGGCTGAGCGCGTACGAGATGGTCTCGCGCGGGGCGGCCACGCACGCCGAACGGCAGGCGGCGATCGACGAGATGCTCGAGGTGGCCCGCAGGACGGGCGACCTGGTCGCCGAGTGGCTGGCGCGGGAGGCCGAGTACTTCGAGCTGGTCAAGGAGGGCGAGACGGCGCTCGCCGACCCCCTCCTGGCGTGGCTGGCGGAGACGGCCCGACGGATCAGGCAGCCTGCGCTGCTCAGCATCACCGCGTGGTTGTCGGCCACGCGCGCGTACCTGGGCGGCGATCTCGACCGGGCGCTCGCGGAGGCGGAGGAGTCCGCGCGGGTCCACCCCGAGGGGGTGCTGGGCCGCGACGACGGTGCGGTGCGGGTGCGGCTGTTCCACTGCCTCGCCGCGCGCCTGCGGGGCGAGGCGGCGGAGGCGCTGTCCCTCGCCGAGCAGGCCCTGGAGGTCCGGCCCGGCCAGGCCGGATGGCTGGTGCTGCGCTGCGCCGCCCTGCTCGACCTGGGCAAACGCGACGAGGCCGCGGACGTCTTCGCCGGGCTCGCGCGTGACGGCTTCGCGGGCATCGAGGGCGACCTGGCGTACCGGTTCATCCCGGACCTGCTGAGCGAGACGTGCCTCCGCCTGGCCACACCGGCGAGCCTGGCGCACTCGGATGGCCCGGGGCGGTCGGAAGGGCCGCCGCAGTCCGGGGAGGGCGCCCCGGTCGCAGCCCAGGCCATGGCGTTGTACGACCGGCTCCTGCCGCATGCGGGCCGGTTGCTCGGCTGGTCGGTGACCGACCTGTGCCTCGGCCGGCTGGCGCTCGCCCGCGGCGATCACGCGGCGGCCGGCGCCCACCTCCGGGCGGCGCTCGCCTTCGTCCGCAGGTCGTCGGCCGCCCTCTACGAGCGGCCGATCCTCGACCTGCTGGACGGGACCGGCCGCCCGGCCCGCACGGCGTCGCGTCGTCCTGAACCCGCCGGGTGA
- a CDS encoding cytochrome P450 family protein, with product MATDPFSFPVPGEPIPRTLARLRELGPVVPIELPGGVRIWAVTSQAAILELLVNDNKLFSRAPRHWAALHDGTIPPGWMLRPLVEGEHLQVLDGADHRRLRGLISRAFTPARVEALAPRIEKIAAGLLDEVVAAGDGVDLVSAFTAPLPIAVISELFGVPAEQRPLIRECTQVLVAQAGDGALTAAADRRLRACLNELVERKRADPGDDLTSELVRVHDGGDRLTGSELLAILWLMLIAGQESTVHLLGNAVMALSAHPGQRALAIEKGLWPQVVEETLRSRPSIATSPFRYAVTDVTLAGVPVRAGDAFLLCYGEAATDTAEHGEGADRFDITREPAPHLAFGHGPHFCVGAPLARLEGAIALSALYGRLPDLRLAVDPEDVPCSPSFITYGPLTLPVNLGLTRRV from the coding sequence ATGGCCACTGACCCGTTTTCGTTTCCCGTCCCCGGTGAGCCCATCCCCCGGACCCTCGCCCGCCTGCGCGAGCTCGGCCCGGTCGTGCCCATCGAGCTTCCCGGCGGCGTCCGCATCTGGGCGGTGACCAGCCAGGCGGCGATCCTCGAACTCCTCGTCAACGACAACAAGCTGTTCAGCCGCGCCCCCAGGCACTGGGCGGCGCTGCACGACGGGACCATCCCCCCTGGCTGGATGTTGCGCCCGCTGGTCGAAGGAGAGCACCTCCAGGTCCTGGACGGCGCGGACCACCGCCGGCTGCGCGGCCTGATCTCGCGGGCGTTCACCCCCGCACGGGTCGAGGCGCTCGCCCCGCGGATCGAGAAGATCGCGGCCGGGCTGCTCGACGAGGTGGTCGCCGCCGGCGACGGGGTGGACCTGGTGTCCGCCTTCACCGCGCCGCTGCCGATCGCGGTCATCAGCGAGCTGTTCGGCGTTCCCGCGGAACAGCGGCCGCTAATCCGGGAGTGCACCCAGGTGCTGGTCGCCCAGGCCGGAGACGGTGCGCTGACCGCGGCGGCCGACCGTCGGCTGCGTGCGTGCCTGAACGAGCTCGTCGAGCGGAAACGTGCCGACCCGGGTGACGACCTCACCTCCGAGCTGGTGCGCGTCCACGACGGCGGCGACCGGCTGACCGGCTCCGAGCTGCTGGCCATCCTCTGGCTGATGCTCATCGCCGGGCAGGAGTCGACCGTGCACCTGCTCGGGAACGCCGTCATGGCCCTGAGCGCCCACCCCGGCCAGCGCGCGCTCGCGATCGAGAAGGGGCTGTGGCCGCAGGTGGTGGAGGAGACCCTGCGCAGCCGCCCCTCCATCGCCACCTCCCCGTTCCGGTACGCGGTGACGGACGTGACCCTCGCCGGGGTGCCCGTCCGGGCCGGCGACGCGTTCCTGCTGTGTTACGGGGAGGCCGCGACGGACACCGCGGAACACGGTGAAGGGGCAGACCGGTTCGACATCACCCGCGAGCCGGCGCCCCACCTGGCGTTCGGCCACGGCCCGCACTTCTGCGTCGGGGCGCCGCTCGCGCGGCTGGAGGGGGCGATCGCCCTGTCCGCGCTCTACGGGCGGCTGCCCGATCTGCGCCTGGCGGTCGACCCCGAGGACGTGCCCTGCTCGCCGTCCTTCATCACCTACGGCCCGCTGACCCTGCCGGTGAACCTGGGCCTCACCCGGCGGGTTTAG